The Tamandua tetradactyla isolate mTamTet1 chromosome 6, mTamTet1.pri, whole genome shotgun sequence genome contains the following window.
TCAGCAGCAGAAGAGTCCACAATAGATGGGGCATAAGCAATGTCATGGCCATGGGTGGCCAGGTGGATGCTGAAAATGCAGCAGGAGAGGCAGCAATAGACCATTCTACAGTAGATGACCTAAGAGCAGCCAGTGTGGCAATGATTGCAAGTGTATTAGAAGGGGCGGCAGCAGCTGGACACAGAGCAGCTGAGGTGGGAGCAGGTAGAACCACAGCAGGTAGTTAGACGGCAGCTGGGGGAACAGTAGATCTCTTGGCAGAGATATGGCCACAGCCCTGGTCAGAGATGACTGAGCCATAGTAGAGGTTGCCCATATTGTCAGTGGTGGGAGGTTCTGGGTATGATTCCCAGAGAAGGTGTTTTGAATTTGAAAGTCTCCTTGCTTTCCCCATGTCTTCTAGTACACGCTGCTGAGGAACCGCTATTACCAGCTGCAGGGCTCTTATTTTGTCAATTTATCTTCAATTATGGGTAATTACAAATGGGTTGTTcctataaaaatattacaaatatagtGGAGGAAAAAATATTCTGTCTCTAATACGTTTTTAcctaatttttgctttttgtctaAAAAAATCAGAATGTGCCCCCCTCCCCATTAGCAGTGTGTGGAAGAGAGGTGTTGGCATTCTTATGTCTGGTGCTTGATTATTGGGACCATGGTGGAGGGAGAATGGATATTTGGAAAATTAGCCTCAAATCAAAAGACTCTTCCATGCTCAAGAATGCTGTTTATAAATGGTTGTGAATAACTATCCTCTTCATTTTGAGAAAGAAGGCATCAGTGAGGAATATTTTGATGGTAAACAGGTGAGTGCCATGTAGGACATTCACAGCAAGAACCACCACAACCCTCCCAGGGAAAATCACTCCCACCccacaacgtgggacatgactcccaggatgagctgggacctgcatcaagggagagagaaagacttcttgaccaaaaggggaaacagaaatatgagagaaaataaagtcttagtcgctgagggatttcaaacagaatcaagaagttatcctggaggttattcatacacattttatagatatccctttttagttcatggtgtgttggagtggctagagggaagtacctgaaaccgttaaactgtgttcaagtagccttgattcttaaagaagaccAAATAACTCTATAGTTTTGCTAAAAACCTTGTGATTTACACTCCTTTTCGCCGGTGTACGGgcagatgagtaacaaaataaagacatgttTGGAAATATAATAGGCTGGGAAGGTTAGGAAAATACTCCCATGTATACTATGGGTAATAGTGGCAATACTAATTTAGTAATCTTTCAACAATTGTAAGAAATGcaattactgttaaaaaaaatagaattagaaaataagtgttatcaattgtaacaaatttcccCACCAATGGAGAGTTGGTGGTGTGGGGGTGCATAGGGGCCCTCTCCTTTATGTGTGATTGTTTTGGAAATCtgcaaattctctaataaaaaatggttttaattgAAAAATGTACATCGAACTGTTGTTTTCCCATGCTTCCTTCTGAATGtattgtaattttaagttttcaccCTTGGGGCTATGATTGATTTTGTGTTGATTTCTGCATATGACGTGACGCCTGAGTCAAAGTTTCAACACCGTGTCTTTCAAAGACTAAACTTTCTCCATAAATATCTTGACACCTTTgtgtaaaatcagtggaaaaTACATGTGTGGCTCTTTATCTGGATGCTCAGTTCTGTTGCATTGATGATTATGACTGTCACTTCACGAACACCACATAAAAATGACAGCTTATGAAGCTATATCATGGAGTGCTAGTCATGGAATTTTGTGCAAGTCTGTCTACCTGCCTCATTTCTCATTTCCTCTGTTCTAATATGGGGACAATAAACTCACCCCTAGAATGTATGCGAATTAAAGTGTGAATAAAGCACGAGACACACTACGTAGTACACTGCAGGCATTCGTTACATCATAGGAATTCAACCCAATTCTTCCTTCTCTTGGAAAGCTTAGTAACAGGGAAACAATTCCAGGTACATCCTTAGGAAGATAACACACCTCTTGGACATCTGTCCCAACATCTCAATCACAGTACCTTCATGTCTTTTACAGAGGAGGCCCCATCAAAACCTCTTATTTTCCTCTCAGAGTTGCATTAGCCTGTGCACCACTGGGTGCTTTTTTGTTcgttctatttatttattttttttttactatttcatgAGAAGATCCAGGGTACCCCGTCTTGAGAACTGACCTAAGGCCCATTTTGACTTTTGGTAATACATGCTTTCCCTTTCTTATCATCTAcctattctctctcttcttttcctataGATATAAGTTTAGTTTCCTTTAGCTGCTTTATCTTTTTCACATAAAGCACAGGAAACCACCTTTATGTCCAGAGATTACGATTGATCGAAGTGTTATATACCTATTTCCTAATTACATCAATTGTAAAAACTCCatgcaaatttattttccttcaaaatcttTAGGTCAGGAGACCTAATTTACTCAAGATTTGGGGACCAATAAATGTGGCCAAGCTTGTTTGCTTTTCACGGGTAATACCTAATACCAAATTCTGCTGAATGAATAGATGATACAGAACACCATTCGATGAGAAGAATGAACACATTCATTTAGGTAAAGGTGGGGCTCATTATGttgtggtgacagagggcaccaGTGGTTGACCAGAACCCTGAGAAAGTGTAAGGCCTCCCTTGGTTGACTGGACTCCTAGGGGTAGTCTACGTTGGTCGAAGAGGTGGGAAGGAGATTTGTGAACGATTTGTAGATAGAGAAGGATTCCACAGATGAAGAGTACAATTGTTTCCATTGTTAGAGAAGAAACTCAAAATGATCCTATTTCCTGTGCCTGGTTTCCAGTGTTATTTCCACTTGTAGAAAAGTGCAAATCAAAGTGGGCTAAGCTTGGACTCAGAGGATGGTGCCATTGGATCTGCATCTATCACTTACTAGATATGTGGAAATTCATTTCCTCATCGCCAAAATGGAAATGCTAATCTTTGCTCCATCCTACGTGAAGGACATTTTGAGGCCCGAATGAGATGATAGATATTTAATGCAATTCAAAAGTGAAGACTAAAAAAGGAAACGGTATATGAAAAAAGCAGCACAAAATACCATTGGatgcaaaatacatattttattggaaaaaaCAGCTAGGAAGACAATTGAGTTAtcattaaaagtgaaaaagatggaaaatattgcACTTATAAAAATGTTAATCAATAGTGATCATTGTACAGAGTTAACTAAAGAAACATGAGATTAAGGCTTTTTATTTCTGGTCAAAGACAACAACTGATGATCACTTTCCCAAGGTGAAAGCATGAATCCATGACAAATTGGGATGACACTGACCAAGATCGGGTGCAGCGATCAGGAGGAAATGACGGAGAATAAGATCAAGGTGAAGTAGACTCATTCCCCAGCTGACTCACAAACTTGAAGGAAGAAGTGTCTGCAACGTTGGGCGTCAGTTTATTGTTTGTCAGCAAAGCATGGGGAGCACATTTATTGCAGAAGTAGGAACTTTGGCCAAATGGCTGAGGAAAGATGGTCTACGGTGAGTGGTGGGGATGGGTGAGGGCTTCAGCAACAGGAGGGTCGGCAACAGCTGGAAACACAGCAAGGGCTGCAGCAGCAGGTGGGGCGGCAGCAGGTGGTCCTACAGCAGGTGGTCTGACAACAGACTGGGCGGCAGCAAGGCTGGCAGCAGATGGACCCACAGCAGGTTGGGCAGCAGCAAGGCTGGCAACAGCTGGACCCACAGCCGCTTTGGCCACAAGAGCTGGAAGCACAGCAGCTGGGGCGGCAGCAGGTGGTCCTACAGCAGGTGGTCTGACAGCAGGTTGGACGGCAGCAAGGCTGGCAGCAGGAGCCACAAGAGTTGGACCCACAGCAAGTGGGCTGGCAGCAGGGTGTGCTGCAACAGcaaggctggcagcagctggTCCCACAGGTGGGCTGACAGCAGGTGGTCCTGCAGCAGGTGGTCTGACAGCAGGTTGGACGGCAGcaaggctggcagcagctggacccGCAAGGGCTGGACTCACAGCAAGTGGGCTGGCAGCAGGGTGTGCTGCAACAGcaaggctggcagcagctggacTCACAGCAGGTGGGTTGGCAGCAGGTGGTCCTGCAGCAGGTGGTTCTGCAGCAGGTGGGCTGGCAGCAAGGGGAGCAGCACGAGTGGCACA
Protein-coding sequences here:
- the LOC143687444 gene encoding uncharacterized protein LOC143687444, giving the protein MCHSCCSPCCQPTCCRTTCCRTTCCQPTCCESSCCQPCCCSTPCCQPTCCESSPCGSSCCQPCCRPTCCQTTCCRTTCCQPTCGTSCCQPCCCSTPCCQPTCCGSNSCGSCCQPCCRPTCCQTTCCRTTCCRPSCCASSSCGQSGCGSSCCQPCCCPTCCGSICCQPCCRPVCCQTTCCRTTCCRPTCCCSPCCVSSCCRPSCC